A genomic region of bacterium contains the following coding sequences:
- a CDS encoding sulfatase-like hydrolase/transferase, with product HGESLGEHGYFFGHGEYAYEESLRVPLLVRAPGLVPAGTRLAGNVGNADVAPTLLDLAGAPATNDAFDGLDLAPLLRAGGRPAAPARAFVHLSDHELVHAENPRRGPAGRAGRWRVLREGTMVLVRVPRAAGGFDDELYDLAADPRQRNNLAAARPDDVRRMARRLDDELRPLLARFAASGAAEAPQAPDLERLKGLGYAR from the coding sequence CACGGCGAGTCGCTCGGCGAGCACGGCTACTTCTTCGGCCACGGCGAGTACGCCTACGAAGAGTCGCTGCGCGTGCCGCTCTTGGTCCGCGCCCCCGGCCTCGTGCCCGCGGGAACGCGCCTGGCGGGAAACGTCGGCAACGCCGACGTCGCGCCGACGCTGCTCGACCTCGCCGGGGCGCCGGCGACGAACGACGCGTTCGACGGTCTCGACCTCGCGCCGCTGCTCCGCGCCGGCGGCCGGCCGGCGGCGCCCGCGCGCGCGTTCGTCCACCTTTCCGACCACGAACTCGTGCATGCGGAGAATCCCCGCCGCGGCCCCGCGGGAAGGGCGGGGCGCTGGCGGGTGCTGCGCGAAGGGACGATGGTCCTCGTGCGCGTGCCGCGCGCCGCCGGCGGTTTCGACGACGAGCTGTACGACCTCGCGGCCGACCCGCGGCAGCGGAACAACCTCGCCGCTGCGCGTCCCGACGACGTGCGGCGAATGGCGCGGCGGCTCGACGACGAGCTGCGTCCGCTCCTCGCCCGCTTCGCCGCGAGCGGCGCGGCGGAGGCGCCGCAGGCGCCGGACCTCGAACGGCTGAAAGGGCTCGGCTACGCCCGCTGA